The Vitis riparia cultivar Riparia Gloire de Montpellier isolate 1030 chromosome 10, EGFV_Vit.rip_1.0, whole genome shotgun sequence genome includes a region encoding these proteins:
- the LOC117922850 gene encoding dof zinc finger protein 4-like yields MVLSSKQVSGDGIDWGQTLLQGGSLELHKPPMMRRQQQQQQQQQLEPLKCPRCDSTNTKFCYFNNYNKSQPRHFCKSCKRHWTKGGTLRNVPVGGGRKNKRPKTSATATAAAASPTVTSSPATPTTSSITNRSNINMGIQTQQQRKSSLALGDHEKSSLSDILYQALIRSPLSVMQQNSIGSSNGMSMASIPSLPPNQNLHFPFRSLSSFDTNPSSIPSSFQPSNVYNYTGEAEAKDGSTTACFMPSTSGTITQPWQMPAASSVVDTTNYWSWDDIDTFVSTDLNIPWDDSEMKP; encoded by the coding sequence ATGGTTTTGAGTTCGAAACAAGTTTCTGGAGATGGGATTGACTGGGGTCAGACCTTGTTGCAGGGTGGTAGTTTGGAGCTGCACAAGCCTCCTATGATGAGGaggcagcagcagcaacagcagcagcagcagttGGAGCCATTGAAGTGTCCGAGGTGTGATTCCACAAACACCAAGTTTTGTTATTTCAATAATTACAACAAGTCACAGCCCCGGCATTTCTGCAAATCTTGCAAGAGGCACTGGACGAAAGGAGGAACTCTCCGCAACGTTCCTGTTGGTGGTGGCCGCAAGAATAAGAGGCCCAAGACGTCTGCCACTGCAACCGCTGCGGCGGCCAGCCCCACCGTGACCTCCTCCCCGGCCACCCCCACCACTAGCAGTATCACCAATAGGAGTAATATCAACATGGGAATTCAAACCCAGCAACAGCGGAAGAGCAGTCTTGCACTCGGTGATCATGAGAAGAGTAGTCTCTCAGATATTCTCTATCAGGCCTTGATTCGTTCACCACTTTCTGTGATGCAACAGAATTCAATCGGCAGCAGCAATGGGATGTCTATGGCTTCAATTCCATCTCTACCTCCAAATCAAAACCTACACTTCCCCTTTCGAAGCTTGAGCTCTTTTGACACCAATCCTTCTTCGATTCCAAGCTCTTTTCAGCCCTCAAATGTCTACAATTACACTGGAGAAGCCGAAGCAAAGGATGGATCAACCACGGCCTGCTTCATGCCCAGCACAAGCGGAACCATCACTCAGCCATGGCAAATGCCAGCAGCAAGTAGCGTGGTGGACACAACCAACTACTGGAGTTGGGATGACATAGATACATTTGTGTCCACTGACCTCAACATACCATGGGATGATTCTGAGATGAAACCATAA
- the LOC117923572 gene encoding uncharacterized protein LOC117923572 has product MASTLLLVIVLVLDLIAFALAVAAEQRRNTANIRKDTSDRNYCHYDSDIATGLGVGALLFLLGSQLLIMVASRCLCCGRALKPGRSRACAIALFITCWVTFFIAEVCLLAGSVRNAYHTKYALSQDLSSCETLRKGVFGAGAAFIVFTGILSELYYVSYSNANDGQAPYNKDTGVRMGTYN; this is encoded by the exons ATGGCTTCAACGCTCCTTCTGGTGATTGTGCTCGTGCTTGATCTCATTGCTTTTGCGCTTGCTGTTGCTGCTGAGCAGAGGAGGAATACT GCCAATATCCGCAAAGATACTAGTGATCGTAACTATTGTCACTATGACTCAGACATTGCGACCGGCTTGGGTGTGGGTGCATTGCTATTCCTTTTGGGTAGTCAACTGCTTATAATGGTGGCAAGTCGATGCTTGTGCTGTGGAAGGGCTCTGAAACCTGGTCGCTCTAGGGCATGTGCAATTGCTCTATTCATCACCTGCTG GGTGACATTTTTTATAGCTGAGGTATGCTTGCTGGCGGGTTCTGTGAGGAATGCCTACCATACCAAGTATGCCTTGTCACAGGATCTTTCTTCTTGTGAGACCTTGAGAAAGGGAGTCTTTGGGGCAGGGGCTGCCTTTATCGTCTTTACTGGCATACTCTCTGAGCTTTATTATGTTAGCTATTCCAATGCTAATGATGGTCAGGCTCCATACAACAAGGACACTGGTGTGAGGATGGGAACCTACAACTGA